A stretch of Lactuca sativa cultivar Salinas chromosome 6, Lsat_Salinas_v11, whole genome shotgun sequence DNA encodes these proteins:
- the LOC111900361 gene encoding AT-rich interactive domain-containing protein 1, with the protein MAYVSELKNGSDLNSVEIPGACRNDEVSVNPDLYVKYECMDASMDDNGLRELFDQVLSFFLKEESVKKNAFRPFPPKLGDGVEADLFKLFLTVKRIGSYELVSKNNMWEFVAKECGFEIGLEASLKLLYIKYLKELDQWLIEGGFKDNIDTDVIAKLDLLSHHLDEYICFESNQIGKSLCHDEIIGFKDEGTSGFNQNEGGMDLDVPFSRINGDDNDEEFRVLDDKRCELSSDNVVKKVGLSVINDDDDKELSLDDEKQIDSSIKIVVDEIIRFHSDKDVTLTAENDDDVSNVVKNVSRSSKRKREKESLLLSEMVDWVANAARNPHSMTFKTSQRSSKWKKYTGDKLWKQALLSRKALFAEISFDSGNEAKGSSQKKNQRMHPAMYEDDNRVNTSEIKVCCKSATSAEQCTCTNCNLRTSSRTKRESGKFRMHENTGPPQKQKHNVGPLYQAVVPAWTGVVTQSDPKWLGTQMWPPPDDINTKGNLVIGLGRQNVCDCECLFKGSAECVRFHIAENRYKLKLELGDLFYKWRFNQMGEEVSLSWEPEEEKVFKSLVIKARHDLAHSNKSRHEIMNKFWKRGAYIIRDKSKQNLVSYYFNVFVLRRRSYQNRVTPKDIDSDNDEEEVGSVGDRFGYEKIHGLLLKCSENMQCRDLES; encoded by the exons ATGGCCTATGTTTCTGAATTGAAAAATGGGTCGGATTTGAATTCGGTCGAGATTCCAGGAGCTTGTAGAAACGATGAAGTGTCTGTAAATCCGGATTTGTATGTAAAGTATGAATGTATGGATGCCTCTATGGATGATAATGGATTGAGGGAATTGTTTGATCAAGTTCTTTCGTTTTTCTTGAAAGAAGAATCTGTGAAAAAAAATGCGTTTAGGCCTTTTCCACCTAAACTTGGTGATGGAGTGGAAGCCGATTTATTTAAGCTGTTCTTGACTGTGAAGAGAATAGGGAGTTATGAACTTGTTTCAAAGAATAACATGTGGGAATTTGTTGCAAAAGAATGTGGGTTTGAAATTGGGCTTGAGGCGTCTTTGAAGCTGCTTTATATCAAGTATTTGAAAGAATTGGATCAATGGCTGATTGAAGGAGGATTTAAAGATAATATCGACACTGATGTTATAGCGAAACTAGATCTTTTGTCACACCACTTGGATGAATATATATGTTTTGAGTCTAATCAGATTGGAAAATCTTTATGTCACGATGAAATTATTGGATTCAAAGACGAGGGTACTTCGGGGTTTAATCAAAATGAGGGAGGAATGGATCTTGATGTGCCATTTTCAAGAATTAATGGTGATGATAATGATGaagaatttagggttttagatgaCAAAAGATGCGAGTTATCTTCAGATAATGTGGTAAAAAAGGTAGGACTTTCAGTgatcaatgatgatgatgataaagagttAAGTCTTGATGATGAAAAACAAATAGATTCATCAATCAAGATTGTTGTCGATGAGATAATTAGATTTCATTCTGACAAAGATGTTACATTAACTGCTGAGAATGATGATGATGTCAGCAATGTTGTGAAGAATGTTAGTAGATCTTCAAAGAGGAAGAGGGAGAAAGAATCTTTGTTGTTATCAGAAATGGTAGATTGGGTAGCAAATGCTGCAAGGAATCCTCATAGTATGACCTTTAAAACTTCACAAAGAAGTTCAAAATGGAAAAAATATACAGGTGATAAACTATGGAAGCAAGCTTTGTTGTCAAGAAAAGCCCTTTTTGCAGAAATTAGTTTTGATTCAGGGAATGAAGCAAAAGGTTCTTCACAG aaaaaGAACCAGAGGATGCATCCTGCAATGTATGAAGATGATAACAGAGTTAATACTTCTGAAATAAAAGTATGCTGCAAAAGTGCCACGTCAGCAGAACAATGCACATGCACAAACTGCAATTTGCGTACATCTTCTCGAACGAAACGTGAATCCGGAAAGTTCCGGATGCATGAAAACACGGGCCCACCACAAAAACAAAAGCACAACGTGGGCCCACTGTATCAAGCTGTAGTGCCAGCATGGACAGGTGTAGTGACTCAGAGTGATCCCAAGTGGCTAGGCACCCAAATGTGGCCCCCACCAGATGACATCAACAcaaagggtaatttggtaattgGGCTAGGAAGACAAAATGTATGCGACTGTGAGTGTCTGTTTAAAGGGTCTGCTGAATGTGTGAGATTTCACATTGCTGAGAACAGATATAAACTGAAACTCGAACTTGGTGATCTTTTTTACAAATGGAGATTTAATCAAATGGGTGAAGAGGTGTCACTTTCATGGGAACCTGAAGAGGAAAAAGTATTCAAAAGTTTAGTGATAAAAGCAAGACATGATTTAGCACATAGCAACAAGAGTAGACATGAGattatgaacaagttttggaAAAGAGGTGCGTATATAATTCGTGATAAATCAAAGCAAAATCTTGTGAGTTATTACTTCAATGTGTTTGTGTTGAGAAGAAGAAGTTATCAGAATCGAGTGACACCTAAAGATATTGACAGTGATAATGATGAAGAAGAGGTGGGGTCCGTTGGGGACAGATTTGGGTATGAAAAGATTCATGGGTTGTTGCTAAAATGCTCAGAGAATATGCAGTGTAGAGATCTTGAATcttga
- the LOC111900360 gene encoding probable E3 ubiquitin-protein ligase RHB1A, which produces MGGCCCCFSKGVELNTSPRFYHYPIASEERQPLSSSNSGGVSALSTGLLVDTNLETSSIPDTYRPPPAPIPYDVNVDHHPRSPLSNNREASGVGEITISSNNSPSGETVIKETKGSECKDLTNIELVATKEVEDDLDKSGELKKPTGPILPPEECPTCLEEYDEENPKIITKCEHHFHLSCILEWMERSDTCPVCDQEMIINFPINE; this is translated from the exons ATGggaggctgctgttgctgcttTTCTAAAGGAGTAGAACTCAACACTTCACCCCGATTCTATCAT TATCCAATAGCATCAGAGGAGCGGCAACCTTTGTCATCATCAAACAGTGGTGGAGTTTCTGCACTTTCTACAGGGCTTTTAGTcgatacaaatcttgaaacttctTCAATACCAGATACATATAGACCTCCCCCTGCCCCTATCCCATATGATGTAAATGTTGACCATCATCCAAGAAGTCCACTCAGTAACAATCGAGAAGCTTCTGGTGTTGGAGAAATAACCATCAGTAGCAACAACAGTCCCAGTGGCGAAACTGTAATTAAGGAAACAAAAGGGTCTGAATGTAAAGACCTTACAAATATTGAACTTGTTGCAACAAAAGAAGTAGAAGATGATCTTGACAAGTCTGGTGAACTCAAGAAGCCTACTGGACCTATTTTGCCCCCTGAGGAATGTCCCACCTGTCTTGAAG AATATGATGAAGAAAACCCAAAAATAATAACGAAATGTGAACATCATTTTCACTTGTCATGCATTCTTGAATGGATGGAAAGAAGTGACACGTGCCCTGTGTGTGATCAG GAGATGATAATCAACTTTCCCATCAACGAATAG
- the LOC111900363 gene encoding uncharacterized protein LOC111900363, with amino-acid sequence MDLREESSRLGSTLRNLSSSSTLFFSANQSPFFSPRSSSWQPAELSETLCDDVAINAASTSSDLQNFDNFHENEAFEIVEKSKKVVRSPISSFTPPSTSYCTTRLRSFDVYIGFHGRKPLLLRFVNWLRADLEVQGLSCFVTDRSKCRNSRKHGIVEKAMDASTFGVVVLTRKSFRNAYTIEELRFFSSKKNLVPIFFDVGPDDCLVRDIVEKRGETWEKHGGELWLVYGGLENEWKDAVNGLTRVDEWKLEARDGKWRDCILRAVTLLALRLGRRSVVDRLTKWREKVEIEEFPYPRNENFIGRKKELSELEFMLFGDVIGEREREYFELKARGKRREVKTEIRSRRRKGKEPVVWKESEKEIEMQNGDHDGDAHFSSPKPKPGRRKRAVKVVYGKGIACVSGDSGIGKTELLLEFAYRFHQRYKMVLWIGGESRYIRQNYLNLWSFLEVDMGVETGLEKTRTKSFEEHEETAIARIRKELMRNIPFLVVIDNLESEKDWWDHKHVIDLLPRFGGETHVLISTRLPKLLNMEPLKLSYLSGVEAMSLMQGNMNMNMNDRTISVLEIDALRSIEEKLGRLTLGLAIVGAVLSELPITPSRLLDTINRMPSNGRERESNTLRRNTFLFQLIEVCFSIFDHADGPRSLATRMVLASGWFAPGPTPVPLLALAAKQIPEKHHRTRLWRKILRSLTCGCSSLYDKKSETEACSVLLRFNIARNCTKDGYIHFNNLTKQYVRKRSIPGTAHAVVQTVVTRGTVIHNSDQIWAACFLLLGFGNDPVVIDTKASELPFLVKDVILPLAIRTFIRFSRCTAALELLRLCTDVLEAADEALVTPVEKWLDKSLCWKPIQTDAQLNPSLWQDLALSRATVLEIRAKLMLRGGQFDIGDDLIRKAIFIRTSICGEDHPDTVSARETLSKLTRLLANVQIHTSP; translated from the exons ATGGATTTACGAGAAGAAAGTTCAAGACTTGGATCGACGTTAAGAAATTTATCATCTTCATCGACGTTATTCTTCTCTGCAAATCAATCACCATTTTTCTCTCCAAGATCATCATCATGGCAACCAGCTGAACTTTCAGAAACTCTTTGTGATG ATGTCGCCATTAATGCTGCAAGCACCTCGAGCGATCTACAAAACTTCGACAACTTCCATGAAAACGAAGCTTTTGAAATCGTGGAAAAGTCAAAGAAAGTCGTGAGAAGTCCAATCTCCTCCTTTACGCCGCCGTCAACGTCGTACTGTACAACAAGGTTAAGAAGCTTCGACGTGTACATAGGATTTCATGGACGGAAACCGTTATTGTTACGTTTTGTAAATTGGCTTCGAGCTGATTTAGAAGTACAAGGATTGAGTTGCTTCGTTACAGACAGATCAAAATGTAGAAACTCACGAAAACATGGAATTGTAGAAAAAGCCATGGACGCAAGTAcatttggggttgttgttttgaCAAGAAAATCCTTCAGGAACGCTTACACGATTGAAGAGTTGAGATTCTTTTCGAGTAAGAAGAATTTGGTCCCGATTTTTTTTGATGTGGGGCCGGATGATTGTCTTGTGAGAGATATAGTTGAAAAGCGAGGGGAGACATGGGAGAAACATGGAGGTGAGTTATGGCTTGTTTATGGCGGATTAGAGAATGAATGGAAAGATGCAGTGAATGGTTTGACACGTGTCGATGAATGGAAGCTTGAAGCTCGCGATGGAAAATGGCGGGATTGTATTCTTCGAGCTGTGACACTTTTGGCTCTGAGATTAGGAAGAAGAAGCGTTGTTGATAGGTTAACGAAGTGGCGTGAAAAAGTTGAAATCGAGGAGTTTCCTTATCCTAGAAATGAGAATTTCATCGGGAGAAAAAAGGAACTTTCAGAGCTTGAATTCATGTTGTTTGGTGATGTGATTGGGGAGAGAGAACGAGAATATTTTGAACTTAAAGCGAGAGGAAAGAGGAGGGAGGTGAAAACGGAGATTAGAAGTAGGCGGCGGAAAGGGAAAGAGCCGGTGGTTTGGAAGGAATCGGAGAAGGAGATTGAAATGCAGAATGGGGACCACGACGGCGACGCCCACTTTTCTTCACCGAAACCTAAACCAGGGAGACGGAAACGAGCGGTGAAAGTTGTGTACGGAAAGGGAATCGCGTGTGTTTCCGGCGACTCTGGAATCGGGAAAACGGAATTACTTCTGGAATTCGCTTACAGGTTTCATCAGAGGTACAAGATGGTGTTATGGATTGGAGGTGAAAGTAGATACATTCGTCAGAATTATTTGAATTTATGGTCGTTTTTGGAAGTCGATATGGGGGTGGAGACTGGATTAGAGAAAACCAGAACGAAAAGctttgaagaacatgaagaaaccGCCATAGCTAGAATTAGAAAAGAGCTTATGAGAAACATACCTTTCTTAGTAGTAATCGACAATTTGGAATCAGAAAAAGATTGGTGGGATCAtaaacatgtaatcgatcttctTCCTCGATTTGGGGGAGAAACTCATGTTCTTATATCCACTCGTCTGCCAAAATTACTGAACATGGAGCCATTAAAACTTTCATACTTATCAGGCGTTGAAGCAATGTCTCTAATGCAAggaaacatgaacatgaacatgaacgaTCGTACGATTTCGGTTTTGGAAATTGATGCATTACGTTCGATTGAAGAGAAACTTGGGAGATTGACTTTAGGTTTAGCCATTGTTGGAGCTGTTCTTTCTGAACTTCCGATCACTCCAAGCCGACTTCTGGACACAATCAATCGAATGCCTTCAAACGGAAGAGAAAGAGAAAGCAATACATTACGTCGAAATACATTTCTATTTCAATTGATCGAGGTTTGTTTCTCCATATTCGACCACGCAGATGGCCCACGAAGCTTAGCAACTCGAATGGTTCTAGCAAGCGGGTGGTTCGCACCAGGTCCAACTCCGGTTCCATTACTGGCCCTTGCCGCTAAACAGATCCCGGAAAAACACCACCGGACTCGATTATGGCGGAAGATTTTACGATCATTGACATGTGGTTGTTCATCGTTATACGATAAGAAATCGGAAACGGAAGCGTGTTCGGTTTTACTCCGATTCAACATTGCCAGAAATTGCACAAAAGACGGTTACATCCATTTCAATAATTTAACGAAGCAGTACGTACGAAAACGAAGCATACCAGGAACCGCCCACGCGGTGGTGCAAACGGTGGTGACACGTGGCACAGTGATTCACAACTCAGATCAAATTTGGGCCGCGTGTTTCTTACTATTGGGATTTGGAAACGATCCAGTGGTAATTGATACAAAAGCATCAGAATTACCTTTTCTAGTCAAAGATGTAATCTTACCTCTTGCGATAAGAACATTCATCCGATTCTCCCGATGTACCGCTGCTTTAGAGCTTTTACGATTATGCACAGACGTACTGGAAGCGGCAGATGAAGCGCTGGTGACGCCGGTGGAAAAATGGCTGGATAAATCCTTGTGTTGGAAACCGATACAAACAGATGCTcaattaaaccctagtttatggcaAGATTTAGCGCTTTCTAGAGCGACTGTTCTTGAAATTAGGGCAAAATTGATGCTGAGAGGAGGACAATTCGACATTGGAGATGACTTGATACGTAAAGCGATCTTCATTAGAACTTCTATATGTGGTGAGGATCATCCAGATACTGTATCTGCACGAGAAACGCTTAGTAAACTTACCAGGCTTTTAGCTAATGTTCAAATCCATACTTCACcatag